The Sphingopyxis sp. YR583 DNA segment ATATGCCCGTTCCGTGTCGAGGAAAGAAAAGTGACCGATAGCAATTCCGTCGATGCCACCCTGCGCGCCCTGCTTGCCGATGTGCTTGGCCTGGGTGAGGCGCGCGCGGCTGCGCTGACCGATGACAGCGGCCTGTTCGGCGAATTGCCCGAATTCGATTCGATGGCAGTCGCGACCGTGCTGACCGAAATGGAAGACCGGTTGGGCATCATCATCGACGATGATGAAGTCGACGGTGAAATCTTTGAAACCTACGGTAATTTGCTCGCCTTTTCGCTGCGCAAAGCGACCGACTGAGCCCGTCGGCGCGCATGAACGAACATATTCTGCGCATCACCCCCGCGGGGCCAGCCCGCGCCACCGTCCTGATCGTTCCGCCACTGTTCGAGGAAGCGAACCGCACGCGACGCACGCTGGTGCTCGCGATGCGTGCGTTGGCGGCGGACGGGTTTGCGGCGGTGCTGCCCGATCTGCCGGGGCAGAATGAGAGCCTGGTTCCGCTGGTCGAGGTCGATCTGGATCGCTGGCGGAATGCGCTTGCCGAAGTTGCGGCAACGATCGACGGACCGGTGATGATGGCGTCGGTGCGCGGGGGCGCATTGATCGATCATAAGGTGAAAGCCGCAGCATGGTGGCGCCTGACGCCCGTCGGCGGGGCGTCACTGCTCCGCACGCTGATGCGCGCGCGGGTAAGTGCCGATCGTGAGGCAGGCGTAACATCTTCGCTCGAAAGTCTGCAGGATGAGGCGAAATCCGCGCCGCTGTTGCTCGCCGGCAATCGCTTGTCGTCCGCGATGATCGCCCAGCTCGGCGCGAGCGAGGCGCAAGCGGTGGAACCGTTGCGCAGCATCGGCCTTGGCCCCGACGGCGTGGCGGGAACGCCGCTGTGGCTGCGCGCCGAGCCCGGCGAAGATGCCGCCATGGCGCAGGCGATCGCCACCGATATTGCCGCATGGAGCAAGACATGCGGCATCAGCTGAGCTTTGCCTGCGAGGGCGCGACGCTCGCCGCGAGCCTCGACGCGGCGGCGAGCGGCACCGGGCTGCTGATCGTATCGGGCGGCAACGAGATTCGCAGCGGCGCGCATCGCGGGATGGCGATGCTCGCGGCGCGGATTGCCGAGGCCGGCCATCCGGTGTTCCGTTTCGATCGGCGCGGGATCGGCGACAGCGAGGGCGCGAATGACGGGTTCGAAAGCAGTGGGCCGGATATCGCCGCGGCGATTGCGGCGTTTCGCGAGGCGGCGCCACATGTCACGCATATCGTCGCCTTCGGCAATTGCGATGCGGCGAGCGCCTTGTTGCTGCACCAGCCGTTGGCGCTCGATGGCCTCATCGTCGCCAACCCGTGGACTTACGATAGCGACGGCGAAGAAAGCGATGCGCCAGCCTTGCCGCCCGCTTCGGCGATCCGCGCGCGTTACCTGTCGCGGTTGAAAGACCCGCGGAGCCTGTTGCGCCTGTTCAAGGGCGAGGTCGATCTCCGCAAATTGTTCCGCGGGCTATCCGCGCTCAAACAGCCGCCGCAACAGCGGGCGCCCGATAGCCTTGCCGACCGGATCGACGCGACGCTCGCCGAACTCCTCTGTCCGGCGACGATCCTGCTCGCGACCGACGATCGGACCGCACAGGCTTTCATCGAAAGCTGCGGCCCGTCGCTTGCCTATATCGAGAAGAATCCCAGCACCCTTCGCGTCGAGCGCCTCGCCAGCGCCTCGCACAGCTTCGCCGGCGACGATGGCGAGTGGCTCGCACAGCGGATTTTGGCGGTGCTCGCCGCTCAGGCGTCCGCCATCGCGTGATATTCGGCCTCTGCGAGGAAGCGTTCGGCGTCGAGTGCCGCCATGCAGCCCATGCCCGCCGCCGTCACCGCCTGACGATAAACCTTGTCGGTGACGTCGCCGGCGGCGAAGACGCCGGGGATCGAGGTCAGCGAGGTGCCGGGCGTGACCTGAAGATAGCCGTCGTCGTCCAGCGGCAACTTGCCCTTGAACAGTTCGGTGGACGGGCTGTGGCCGATGGCGACGAAGCCGCCGTCGGTGGGCTCGAAGCTCGCCTCACCGGTGACGGTGTCGACGAGATCGACGCCGACGAGGCCGGTCAGGCCCTCGCCCGCAACAAAGCGTTCGACGCGCTTGTTCCACAGCGTCTTGATCTTCGGATTAACCGCGAGCCGGTCCTGCAGGATCTTTTCGGCGCGCAGGCTGTCGCGGCGGTGGATCAGGGTGACATCCTCGCTGTGGTTGGTGAGGTAGAGAGCTTCCTCGACCGCCGTGTTGCCGCCGCCGATCACCACGACCTTCTTGCCGCGATAGAAGAAGCCGTCGCACGTCGCGCAGGCCGAAACGCCCTTACCGCCGAGTTCCTGTTCGCCCGGAACGCCGAGCCATTTGGCCTGCGCACCCGTCGCGATAACGAGCGTATCGGCCATATAGACGTCGCCGCCGTCGCCGGTCAGCTTGAACGGACGGCGCGAGAGGTCGACGTCGACGATCGTATCCCAGATCATGCTGGTGCCGACGTGCATCGCCTGCGCGGTCATCTGTTCCATCAGCCACGGCCCCTGCACGACTTCGGCAAAGCCCGGGTAGTTTTCGACGTCGGTGGTGATCGTCAACTGGCCGCCGGGCTGGAGCCCCTGCACCACGATCGGCTGCATGCCAGCACGCGCCGCATAAATCGCGGCCGACAGGCCGGCGGGGCCGGAACCGAGGATGAGCATCTTGGTGTGGTGAACGCTGGGCATGACGATCTTTCTTGGGCTGTGCCGGTACGCACAGATGGGTGTTGCCAACTGCGCTAGCAAGGGTCACCTTCCGCGCCAAGGGGAGACTGGCGAATGGCAAGCTGGTGGGAACGTCACGGGGTGCCGCGATTGATCAAATGCGCCTGTTCGCAGGGGCAGATCATGAAGGCGCGCAGCAAGGTCGTGCCGCATGCGCGCGGACATGTGCTGGAGCTTGGCTGCGGCGGCGGCATCAATATGGAATTTTATCGGCCCGGGCAGATCGAGAGCTTCAGTGGACTCGACCCCTCGCCCGAACTGCTTGCGATGAGCGTCGCAGCAGCGGCAGCGCGCGGGATCGACGCCGACATCCGCGAAGGCGTCGGCGAGGCGATGCCGTTCGAGAGCGCGCAGTTCGACACCGTCGTCACCACCTTCACGCTATGTTCGGTCGCCGATCAGGCCGCAGTGCTGGGCGAGATCCGCCGCGTGCTGAAACCCGGCGGAACCGCGCTGTTTCTGGAGCATGGCGGTGCGCCCGATGCCGGCGTTGCGACCTGGCAACGGCGGATCGAGCCGGTGTGGAAGCGCATCGGCGGCAATTGCCATCTGACCCGTCCGATCGGCGATGCCTATGAACGCGCCGGTTTTGCGGTCGAACGCCAAGGCGCGGCGTACATGCCCAAGACGCCGAGACCATTTGGCTGGGTCGAATATGGAGCGGCGCGCCCCGCGTAGCGAAAGGATATCGCGATGTTGCGATTCTGGCTTGTCACCCTCACCGCGCTGTTCTTGCTCGCACCGTCGGCGGCCGAGGCGCGCAAGGTCGCGCTGATCATCGGCAATGGCGATTATGCGAACACCAGCCGGCTGGCGAACCCCGCGAACGACATCAGGATCATCGCCGCGTCGGCACGCCAAGCGGGATTCGACGATGTGACCGTCGCCGCCGACCTCGCGGTCAATGATTTCCAGAAAGCGATGCGCGATTTCCGCGCCAAGGCTGACGGGGCCGAGGTCGCGATGGTCTATTATGCCGGGCACGGAATCGAAGCGCAGGGCAAGAACTGGCTGATACCGACCGATGCGCAACTGAAATCCGACCTCGACCTGCCCTATGAGGCGATCAATCTCGACCGCCTGATGGAATCGGTGTCGGGCGCGCAGATCCGCATGATCGTCCTCGATTCGTGCCGCAACAATCCGTTCGGGCGGTCGTGGAGATCGGGAACGCGCGCGGTCGCGAACGGGCTGGCGGGGGTCGAGGCCGATGATGTGCTCGTGATCTTCGCCGCCGCGCCGGGGCAGACGGCCGCCGATGGGGCAAACGGCAACTCGCCCTTTGCGACCTCGCTCGCGAAGCGCCTGCCGCAGCCCGATACGCCGGTGCAGCTGCTCGGCGGGCTGATCCGCGACGATGTGCTCAAGGCGACCTCGGGCAGCCAGCGGCCGTTCGTGAGCGCCAGCATCACGGGAACCCCCGTCTATCTGGTCCCGCGAACGGCGCCTGTCGCCGCGCCAGCGACTTCGGGCGATCGCGCGGCGCTGGAGGATCTGCTTTGGAAGGGCGCGGTCGCGGACAACAGCGTGCGCGCGTTCAGCGCCTATCTCGCCGAATTCCCCGCGGGGAAATTTGCGGGACAGGCGGGCGAGAATATCAGCCGGCTGCTCAAGAACCCCGGTGCCGCCGCGCCGACCGCAATCACCACCGCAGCCCCGCCGCCCGCCGCAGCGAGCCGAAAATTCATCCTGTCGAACATCCGCGTCGAATGCGTCAAACTGACGGGTCGGCTGGGACTCGGGCTTCCCGATCAATTGTTCCTGCGCTTCAACACCGGGCAGCGCTTTCCCGAGGGCAAGAGCGAGATTTATTCGATCAAGCGAGGCGAAAGCTGGGTGGTCCCCGAAAGCTTTGCGTTCGACCAGCCGGTGAGTTTCCAGCTCCGCGAATTCGACGATATCGGCGGCAGCGACAATATCGGGACGATCGATATCGGCGATACGCCGGGGACGTTCACGAAAACGCTCGACGGCGATGCCAGCGACTATCGGGTGACCTATATGGTGACGATCGGATAGCGACCGGTGGTAGCATAGAGCTCCCGCGCCGGCACACGCTACGAAGGAGGACATATGACCGCCTGTTCGCACGAAGCCGCGATCCACGAGGTCGTCCCGAGCGCCAAGGGGTGCGAGGACTGCCTGCGGACGGGCGGCATATGGGTGCATCTGCGCCTTTGCCGCACCTGCGGGCATGTCGGCTGCTGCGACGATTCGCCCGCACGCCACGCGCGG contains these protein-coding regions:
- a CDS encoding acyl carrier protein, with product MTDSNSVDATLRALLADVLGLGEARAAALTDDSGLFGELPEFDSMAVATVLTEMEDRLGIIIDDDEVDGEIFETYGNLLAFSLRKATD
- a CDS encoding class I SAM-dependent methyltransferase; protein product: MASWWERHGVPRLIKCACSQGQIMKARSKVVPHARGHVLELGCGGGINMEFYRPGQIESFSGLDPSPELLAMSVAAAAARGIDADIREGVGEAMPFESAQFDTVVTTFTLCSVADQAAVLGEIRRVLKPGGTALFLEHGGAPDAGVATWQRRIEPVWKRIGGNCHLTRPIGDAYERAGFAVERQGAAYMPKTPRPFGWVEYGAARPA
- a CDS encoding caspase family protein, coding for MLRFWLVTLTALFLLAPSAAEARKVALIIGNGDYANTSRLANPANDIRIIAASARQAGFDDVTVAADLAVNDFQKAMRDFRAKADGAEVAMVYYAGHGIEAQGKNWLIPTDAQLKSDLDLPYEAINLDRLMESVSGAQIRMIVLDSCRNNPFGRSWRSGTRAVANGLAGVEADDVLVIFAAAPGQTAADGANGNSPFATSLAKRLPQPDTPVQLLGGLIRDDVLKATSGSQRPFVSASITGTPVYLVPRTAPVAAPATSGDRAALEDLLWKGAVADNSVRAFSAYLAEFPAGKFAGQAGENISRLLKNPGAAAPTAITTAAPPPAAASRKFILSNIRVECVKLTGRLGLGLPDQLFLRFNTGQRFPEGKSEIYSIKRGESWVVPESFAFDQPVSFQLREFDDIGGSDNIGTIDIGDTPGTFTKTLDGDASDYRVTYMVTIG
- a CDS encoding UBP-type zinc finger domain-containing protein codes for the protein MTACSHEAAIHEVVPSAKGCEDCLRTGGIWVHLRLCRTCGHVGCCDDSPARHARAHFHETQHPIIEGYDPPEGWGWCYVDDVVVALPDQTPQIGPIPRYF
- the trxB gene encoding thioredoxin-disulfide reductase, which codes for MPSVHHTKMLILGSGPAGLSAAIYAARAGMQPIVVQGLQPGGQLTITTDVENYPGFAEVVQGPWLMEQMTAQAMHVGTSMIWDTIVDVDLSRRPFKLTGDGGDVYMADTLVIATGAQAKWLGVPGEQELGGKGVSACATCDGFFYRGKKVVVIGGGNTAVEEALYLTNHSEDVTLIHRRDSLRAEKILQDRLAVNPKIKTLWNKRVERFVAGEGLTGLVGVDLVDTVTGEASFEPTDGGFVAIGHSPSTELFKGKLPLDDDGYLQVTPGTSLTSIPGVFAAGDVTDKVYRQAVTAAGMGCMAALDAERFLAEAEYHAMADA
- a CDS encoding hydrolase 1, exosortase A system-associated, whose translation is MRHQLSFACEGATLAASLDAAASGTGLLIVSGGNEIRSGAHRGMAMLAARIAEAGHPVFRFDRRGIGDSEGANDGFESSGPDIAAAIAAFREAAPHVTHIVAFGNCDAASALLLHQPLALDGLIVANPWTYDSDGEESDAPALPPASAIRARYLSRLKDPRSLLRLFKGEVDLRKLFRGLSALKQPPQQRAPDSLADRIDATLAELLCPATILLATDDRTAQAFIESCGPSLAYIEKNPSTLRVERLASASHSFAGDDGEWLAQRILAVLAAQASAIA